From Lytechinus variegatus isolate NC3 chromosome 16, Lvar_3.0, whole genome shotgun sequence, the proteins below share one genomic window:
- the LOC121430371 gene encoding transmembrane protein 254-like: protein MARKPDPDYFKYPNIFVMILIAFGMTLTAMCVYVPDKIPYHWLGILGDLAWYLAYQRPRVIKAIWYMAVSIHVSEAIYAYYLAGKKGIKGRARIQWFIFTLGFGIGSLGNLLAYDPCSSGKSVDELLNDSFHGKDVDKESLSQFLSTIQVEKEIVI, encoded by the exons ATGGCGCGAAAACCCGATCCAGATTACTTCAAATATCCAAACATTTTTGTCATGATCCTCATCGCCTTCGGAATGACTTTGACTGCG ATGTGTGTCTACGTTCCCGATAAGATACCCTATCACTGGTTAGGAATTCTTGGTGATCTGGCTTGGTATTTGGCTTACCAGAGACCTCGAGTCATCAAAGCCAT atGGTACATGGCTGTATCCATTCATGTTTCCGAAGCCATTTATGCATATTATCTAGCGGG GAAAAAGGGCATTAAGGGTCGAGCTCGGATCCAGTGGTTTATTTTCACCCTCGGTTTCGGGATCGGATCCCTCGGAAACCTCCTCGCATACGACCCTTGTTCCTCAGGCAAATCTGTGGACGAGCTCCTCAACGATTCCTTCCACGGCAAGGATGTCGATAAAGAGTCGCTGTCGCAGTTCTTAAGCACCATCCAAGTGGAGAAGGAAATCGTCATCTAA